One stretch of Cystobacter ferrugineus DNA includes these proteins:
- the thiM gene encoding hydroxyethylthiazole kinase encodes MELSAGVWESLKAVRERSPLVHNITNYVVMNNTANALLAVGASPAMVHAREEVADFAVLSQALVVNIGTLSPDWVEGMRLAVHAARQARVPWVLDPVGAGATRYRTTTSAELARQAPAVIRGNASEVLAMAGEAGATRGVDSTRSSDASLEAARGLASRLGTVVAVTGKTDYVTDGSRVVAVDNGHPLMARVTGMGCTASALVGAFLAVEPDAVLAAARALAVLGLAGELAAEQSKGPGSLQLHLLDALYTLDEATVRARARVR; translated from the coding sequence GTGGAGTTGAGTGCGGGGGTGTGGGAGTCGCTGAAGGCCGTGCGGGAGCGTTCACCGCTCGTGCACAACATCACCAACTACGTCGTGATGAACAACACGGCCAATGCCCTGCTCGCCGTGGGGGCCTCGCCCGCCATGGTGCATGCGCGGGAGGAGGTGGCCGACTTCGCGGTCCTCTCGCAGGCGTTGGTGGTGAACATCGGCACCCTGTCTCCGGACTGGGTGGAAGGGATGCGGCTGGCCGTTCACGCCGCGCGGCAGGCGCGGGTACCCTGGGTGTTGGATCCGGTGGGCGCCGGCGCCACGCGCTATCGCACCACCACCTCCGCCGAGCTGGCGCGACAGGCTCCGGCGGTCATTCGCGGCAACGCCTCGGAGGTGCTCGCGATGGCGGGCGAGGCGGGTGCCACGCGCGGCGTGGACAGCACCCGGTCCTCCGACGCCTCGCTCGAGGCGGCACGGGGGCTGGCCTCCCGCCTGGGCACCGTGGTGGCCGTCACGGGCAAGACGGACTACGTCACCGACGGCTCCCGCGTGGTGGCGGTGGACAACGGCCACCCGCTCATGGCCCGGGTGACGGGCATGGGGTGCACGGCGTCCGCGCTCGTGGGGGCCTTCCTCGCGGTGGAGCCCGACGCGGTGCTGGCCGCCGCGCGCGCCCTCGCCGTGCTGGGCCTGGCCGGAGAGCTCGCCGCCGAGCAGTCCAAGGGCCCGGGCTCGCTGCAGCTCCACCTGCTGGATGCGCTCTATACCCTGGACGAGGCCACCGTGCGCGCCCGCGCCCGCGTGCGCTGA
- the thiE gene encoding thiamine phosphate synthase — translation MTRRVPDLSVYLVTDRLLSRGRELVDVVLAAVRGGATLVQLRDKDAPARETLALGRALLERLRPLGVPLIVNDRVDLALALGADGVHVGQGDLPPEVARRLLGPDALVGLSITGAEDLPTLDPAVVDYAGVGPIFPTGSKPDATPALGLEELGRLRRLLPVPVVAIGGISAANAAAVIAAGADGVSVVSAICSADDCEVAASALARAVQEGRARRGSR, via the coding sequence ATGACCCGCCGTGTGCCCGACCTGTCCGTCTACCTCGTCACCGATCGCCTGCTGTCGCGTGGGCGTGAGCTGGTGGATGTGGTGCTCGCCGCGGTGCGCGGTGGGGCGACCCTGGTGCAGTTGCGCGACAAGGATGCCCCGGCGCGCGAGACGCTGGCGTTGGGCCGGGCGCTGCTCGAGCGGCTCCGGCCGCTCGGCGTGCCGCTCATCGTCAATGACCGGGTGGACCTGGCGCTGGCGCTGGGGGCGGACGGCGTGCACGTGGGGCAGGGAGACCTGCCGCCCGAGGTGGCCCGGCGGCTGCTGGGGCCCGACGCGCTGGTGGGCCTGTCCATCACCGGGGCGGAAGATCTGCCCACGCTGGATCCGGCGGTGGTGGACTACGCGGGCGTGGGTCCCATCTTCCCCACCGGCTCCAAGCCAGACGCCACCCCGGCGCTCGGGCTGGAGGAACTTGGCCGGTTGCGGCGCCTGCTGCCCGTGCCAGTCGTGGCCATCGGTGGCATCTCCGCCGCCAACGCCGCGGCGGTCATCGCCGCGGGGGCGGATGGGGTCTCGGTGGTGTCCGCCATCTGCTCCGCGGACGACTGCGAGGTGGCCGCGAGCGCCCTTGCCCGGGCTGTCCAAGAGGGGCGCGCGCGCAGGGGCTCCCGGTAA